The window GGGGCTTGCCTCGGGGTGTTCGAGGCCTGGCTCAGCTCTTTGTTGTTGAGGGCGATGTGTGCTCGCATCAGCTTCCTTGTGTGCTAGCTATTGTTCTCTCACGATTGGTTGCAGCATTTCTGTCCCGATTTGCAAATTTTGTGAGCAATTCAAGTTTAGCGAATACATTTTGTACTTAATTCTTGATGAATTGAGCATTATGCGAAGCAGCAAAGGAGTGATCACCCCAATTGCTTCTCTAAGATTAGTTAATTGGTAGAATGgttgctatatatatactccattgGTAGAGTAAATTACTGCTCTTTCATTTCTGATTGTTGCAGATTAGAGTGATACTCTAACATTGTTAATCTGAGTATCTGGTTGACTTCATATATAAAATGTGTTCTTGACGGATTGTTCATTGTCTATGTTGCTATGCATTTGAACAGCATAGCATTGCTAGATATTCCATGGCAGATTGATCTACCATTTATAAACTCAGCAGAGGGAAGTGTTAACAGCTGCAAGAATTTTATGTTAGTAACATGGATCATTCATCATCGATCTCAGGTCAGTACTCCTCTTATCCAGTTCCAGTGAGATGTGCATATTGCTCTAGATGACTAGATCAGCACTGAATTAACAGATAAGTATGGTACTATTTTTCAGTGTTGTCATGGATAGTAGACATTATGGTCTATGGGCCTGAAACTGAGAGATCATACAGAAAGCAATCAATAATCAATACTACCAGGTACTGCTTGAAAGTTGAGTAAGAAAGCAACTTAACTCTATACTATTCGTCTCAATGGGATGTCATCATGTCAATTCAGGACATAGACTGTATTACTGACAACAATACTGGATGAGAAAACAAAGGAGCCAGTGGCCCCATTGCTGGATGAAATTTGGAATACTTGGCTGCACGACCTGGGAGAATGCAAGATGCGAGTGTGCCTGCTGTCCCTGTTCATATCCTGGTGTTGCTGGACCGTGACACATCGATGACAAAAGTGGGAGATGGAATAGCAAAAGCTGAAAAGAAGGTTGTTTCTTGCGTGGAAGCTTTGGATCTGAACAGTGACCTATCGTTGCTTAGCTCCAAATAAATATCCTGAATGCTTATCTGGTTATCTGGCAGCTCATAGCCTCATAAGCGCTAGTAGAGTAAAAGGCTTCTGTTTTCTGTCTGAAATGGCGGTTCTCTTGCCCTTTGAATTTCAACATAGAAGTTTGTTTTGTGGATTTAAACTAGAGACAAATACTAACCTTTCAATGTAGCAGTGATTTTAGCATTTAGTTATGTTATGTAGATTGCCAATCAAACAATGTGGGAAACAAGCTGGTGGCTGGCCACGGTGTTCAGAAATTGAGCAACAAGCTGGTACGCCATGAGCCCACACGATTTGATAGCTTTCGGTGTACATTCGATCATAGCATCAATAATTCCTCCATTTGGATTGGATACTCGGTGCATGTCAGCTCACAACCCACGTTCCATGTCGGAGTAAAACTCAAATGTAAGCGTATAAGAGtaattctaaactaaaattaaaattttcccaaATTTGGAATGCAAGGTACTGTTATTTTGGTAAGGGTGGCAAGAAGAGTTCGACGTTTCGACGCTGAGTCAGACAGAGATATAgaaccaaaaagaaaagaacaggtaAACGGAAAGCAAAAGGAGTTGGGATATTTTTCCCAGGCGACGTGGGCGGCGTATCCAGCCAATCCCAACTGGCGCTGGCGCGAGCCGAGGCGAGACCAACTACCAATCAACCAACTAACCGAACAGCGCGCGCAAGAGATGAAGCGGaaagctagcagcagcagcagcccagATTGCCCACGACTCAAACTCCCAATCCCCAACCAATCGCCTATAATCCTTAGTATAGTTAGTTTATTCCAACCCGAATTCCAACCTCCCAAGAATTCAATCTCTTGTTCCGTTTCGCTTCTTTTAATTCAAGATTGAATCAATTACATAGCGTGTTTGCTTGTCGTTGATGCTTTGCTTCCTGGAGGAGGAAACGCCCGCacacgccgccgaccacctctCCGTTTCCTTGGATCTTTCAGCTTCCTGTTCCTCACGAGATCGagaaggggggaaaaagaaaacgTCGGTTTTTAGTCTCGTTTGCCTCGATCCTCTCGTTCTTGGTTGGTCGGCGCCATGAGTAACACCCTGCTTCGAATCTACCCTTCCGAGCTGAAGATACCCTGTGAGTGCTTCGACGACCTGTCCTTTGTTGTTCTTGCTGTTTCTTGATTGTTTAGGACTGATTCAGATCGCCTCTGTTTCGATGCTCTGATGAGCAGTCGAGCTCAAGAGGCAGAATTCGGGGATCCTGGAGCTCACGAATAAGACCGATCATCATGTAGCCTTCAAGGTGAACACAAgttgacagttttttttttgtcagagtTGCTGTAACCTGATTAGGTTGAGTTGACTGAATGTCTGAATTTCTTGGGTACTGGTTGCTCGATCTGCAGGTGAAAACGACGAACCCTAGGAAGTACTCGGTGAGACCAACCACCGGAATCGTTCTGCCCAGAGGGTCTTGCGGAATCACAAGTTCGTCTTGCTTCCTCTGCTGCTGTACATTGCCCAACTGATCAGTTCATCGTGTTTATAAACGCATTGCTGTTCTTGCTCTGAAAAATCGTTGCAGTATCTATGCAACCGCCGAAAGAGATCCCTACGGATTATAACTGCAAGGACAAGTTTCTCATCCAAAGCGTCGTGGTAGAGGATGGCACAACGCAGAAGGACATTCACAGTGACATGGTAAAATCCTGCAGTCTCAATCGAGTTCATAGATGCTGATTGATTTATGAGTGATGTACTAAATGTTAAATGTTGCGGTTTGTAGTTCAGTAAAGAGGCAGGCAAGGTGGTCGAGGAGTTCAAGCTGAGGGTGGTCTACATCCCTGCCAATCCTCCCTCCCCTGTgccagaggaagaagaggatgagATTGATTCCCTTGATTCAGATGTGGACCATGAAGTGCAAATGCCATCTACGTTCGATGCTGTTAGTACTGACATTGTTGTTTATATCAAAATAACAATGATGATATGCTTGTTCCTAATGATAATTTATTTATGTTCAGGCATCAAGGAAGGGATATACATCTGGATCGCAAGCTTCACATGACGAGGTTATTATCTTTAAGCATTGCTCGTTGGCAGAATATTCCTTAGAGCTTACTATTGAACTAGACATTAAAGATCATaaacacgtactccctccgtttcacaatgtaagtcattctagcatttcccacattcatattgatgttaatgaatctagacatatatatctatctagattcattaacatcaatataaatgtgagaaatgctagatatatgtctagattcattaacatcaatatgaatatgggaaatgctagaatgacttacattgtgaaacggaggaagtagtagttTGTTGATTTGTTCAGTATAGGAATTCTACTGTTCTAAACAACTAACACCCAGCATTTTAATTGCATTGCTAACATTCTTGATTGTTTCGTGGTTCTTTAGGGCGTCTCTTTGACCAAAGCTGTATTGAGTAAATATGTAGATGAAAACCAGAAGCTTCAACAAGAACTGGTATGGATTTTCTTTAGATAAGAATTTGGAGAAAATTGATACTTTCAATGTTTTAAAAAAGAACTGACCGTTTAATTCGCTTCAACTTCTCCATAATTGAATAATTGAGTGATTcgtatgaaattattttttcttgctACCTTTAATGAGGTTCATATCATGATATTTGTTACGAGACATTGCTCCCTTTCGATAGTTCTTTTTTACTTAACCTTTTTTGCATACAACATATCGTAAATTTACAACATCTGCGTGCAAAAGCACCAGATCcaccaaaagaaaagagaagcaaGACTAGGGCAGATCAATTACTTAACCCCAAGTTGATCTATTGCAGGATCTTCTTAAGAAGAAAAGGTCATCATCCGATGGGGGTTTCACAGCTCTGTTTGTGCCTTTTGTCTTTGCGTTCTTCGTCTTCATTGGATACTTAATGGCGGGAAGCAATGTTTAGCCAGAATAGCTGCAAAACATACGCATCGTTTTGCAGAATTTTGTCCCTCTGGCTGATCAATTCTTTCTGTTTCTCTTGGTAGAAATATATTTCTTCATTATAGGTGGTTGTCTTCCGTTCTTGTGAAGTATAATATACCTCTTAAAGAATGGGAGAGAACCATTCATTGTAGATAGACAAATAGGCGTTCTATCTCTGAATTGTTCATATATAATAAACCTCTGGTTCATTATACACACACGTTTGCTTGTAAATGTGGTTGAGTGTAAATTTGACCTGCAGTATGGTCCTGGGTGAGTTCCAGAATCCTTTCACAGAGTACGTACCCGGTTCCAAATTCAGCGGATGAGATTACATATTGTAGTAACATTGTGATCCTCTGCTCCTGGTCATTGTTCACCCAAAAGCTTGAAACTAAGCAAATATTAATCAAAAGGTCTCTAAACACTCACAGTGACCAAGAAACACTTTTTATTAATCTCAGTATTGAACAATCCGTTAGGTCAGCAGGAACCACCAGGGCCTCCAACCCCCAGAACAAAGGTGGTAAATATGTGGTATAAAGTAAACTTACGTAAAAGCTCATGTAAATCCTGACTAAAAAGTCATCTAAGTTACACAACTATATAAAACTTGTCCAAATttgacttatataaaaataacaaattttgaaCCTATCTCATAAACAAAATCGAGTTTGGACAAGATTTTTACATGtgtaattttttcatttgaatttTGATGACTTTAGTCAAGGTCTACACGTGATTTTATCTAAGTTAAAGGTTTCCACCATATATTTACCTAAACACAGGTCTTTTTGGGGAAAATTTGAGATTGTAAGAAGCATTTTGTAAGCAACCAACTATAACTAGTGAGAATTTGGAAAACAAAAATGAGTTTCCTAGCTTCTAATTTTCTAGATTCTGTAGCTACGACATTGTTAACTTTAGTTTTGGGAAGCTTAAGATGCTAAAAGACAACTGGTAAGCAACCCAGCTTCtaagaattttaaaaaataaaatgggaTTTCTAGATTCCATAGCTATGTCCCTGTCGCGGACGCACAAAAGACGCATACCATTCTATTAGAAGCAGTACGATCTTATTTGGTGGAGTTGAAAATTATAAGAAACAACTGACAAGCAATCAACCAACATATACTGAATATGGGAAAGTTTCTTTTAGCTTTTCTAAATTAAGTACTGATTCTTAAACTTAAGTGAGAATCTAGCCTGTTCAGGGGCGACGGCTAAAGGACATAGCACCACTAGTCTACGCGATTGCAAAAAAGAAGAATGCAAGCCTGCAACAAGTATCGCTTTCCCGACCAATGGTTGGTTGACCTCGGTTTGCCGGTAACCTCAGGCTGGACGACAGAACTAATTAGCCAACTTGTCAATGTCTAGGGTGCTGTTCATAGCCTGCAGTTGACAGAGTACGAAAAGGACAAGATCACATGGAAGCTAACTAGTCACGGCGAATACATGACGACATCGGCCTACAACGCACAACTTCTTGGCATAAAAGCTTCAATTTCAATGCCCCTATCTGGAAGCCCTAGGCGCCGCGCAAATGTAAAACATTCGCTTCGCTTGGCTTGTTATCCAAAATAGAGTATGGACCTCCGACAGATTGGCAACCCGTGGGTAATCGAAAATGGCTCCATCTGCCCCTTTGTCGAAGGAATCAGGAAACGGCCCTCACCTCCTGGCGGAGTGTAGATATGTGAAAGAATCTAGGCGACACTTGCAGACTGGACAACATGTGAACAAATAAGACCAACGTTATGGCAACAAGCCTCGACGCTACTCAAGTGGTGGGAGGCCACCGCATGTTCCAACGAAGCGCCAAAGAAAGCCTTGCAGACTCTAATGCTATTAGTCGCCTAGGATATTTGGAATGAAAGGAACCGCAGAGTTTTTCAGCACCAAGAGCTTCCGGTGGCTAGTCTGATAGCCAAAATTAAGGAGGATGCCAAAACATGGGTCTTGGCGGGCGCGAAACACCTTGATAGGTGGCTTACCTTTTAACATGTTCGGGCCAAAGGCCTTGAGACGGTAAAGTTTTCTATTTGCGCTTGCGCATGTACAATTTTATtcctctattcaatgaaattggtgGCTCACtggttcattaaaaaaaaaagaatctagcCTGTTCGGGAAGAAGAGGATTTTGttcgtgagagagagagagagagagagagagagagagagagagaaggaggaggaggattttcaGGCTTCGCATTGCCCAACCTCTGCTTCTGTTGGCCCAAGAAGAATCCCAGGCGCCCATGGGCTGGCAGTTTACCACGGACCTACCTAGCCTACCTTAGCTATCTAAGCGGGCCGACCTAGTAGCCACGTGCCTAGTGTAGATTAAAGTTGCCGGGCCAGCAGGAAGCCACGCTGCAATGGCATCTTCCCCTGTCCTTCGCGTACGTGAAAACAAACCCAGGTAAGCTTAGAATCTTCTTGCCCGTTGGACTGGGACACCCACCAATCCCACCATGCCCCGATATTCCTCCGGTCTCGGTTCATGTGATGTCCTCTCTTGTGTGATCACGGAGCAAGCATTCTTAAACGGCAAAAGAAAATCACCAACTTGCTCACGCAGTCACGCTGCACCGCGCGAAGCGACGCCCGATAGGCCAAGATCGCGAGATAAAATAACAACCAATGATCATAAGGAAACAAGCCCGCGATGTGTCGTGTGCAGCAATCTTGGTCATTTGCGGGATCGAGTGCTTCACAGCTAACCAAATATTCGGCCGATGATTTAACACATTATCAGCGTAGATGTACGTACGATTTGTTAATTAATCTACGAGCCTTGCTAGGGCAGGTGTTCTGCCAGCCAATCCAGATCGCCCTCGTATGCACGCTCACATGATGGCAGGGCAGGGTTCACATGAGCTCTAACGGTCGATTAATTAATCCCGGGGCTCGACTATAAATACCTCCCTAATCCCATGATCAAAACCATCTCAAGCAGCCTAATCATCTCCAGCTGATCAAGAGctcttaattagctagctagtgatTAGCTGCGcttgtgatcgatcgatctcgggTACGTAGCAATGGCGTCCAAGGCGTTCGCTCTGTTCCTGGCCGTGAACCTCGTCGTGCTCGGGGTGGCAAGCGCCTGCGGCGGCAGCCCGTCGtgcccgacgccgacgccgtcgaccccgaCACCGtcaacgccgacgccgacgccgtcggcgTTCGGGAGGTGCCCCCGCGACGCGCTGAAGCTGGGCGTGTGCGCCAACGTGCTGGGCCTGATCAAGGCCAAGGTGGGCGTGCCTCCGGCGGAGCCGTGCTGCCCGCTGCTGGAGGGGCTCGTCGACCTCGAGGCGGCGGTGTGCCTCTGCACGGCCATCAGGGGCAACATCCTCGGAATCAACCTCAACCTCCCCATCGACCTCAGCCTCATCCTCAACTACTGCGGCAAGACCGTCCCCACCGGCTTCAAGTGCTAAGCAGCGTGCATATGCAATGCCTGCATGGGTTGATCCTACGTACGGTGATTAGTTGGCTTTGACGACTCTTGATTTGATTTGCTTGCTGCTCTGTTTATTTGCTACTACGTTACGTACGTACTTTGCATGCAACGCAACGCATGATCGATCGTGCATGCTGGCTGTTTGTACGTATCACGGTACCAGTTTGGATTCTCTCTGTACTCTCTCCTTTGTCTTCTTTGTAGTACTCTTATTCCCGCTATCCGTACGTGCGCATTTGTTGTAAGGGCCGGTGCTAGCTTGTGTGCCGGTACCAACTTCTAATAAAGCTTTGGTTTGCAACTTCAGATATATATGTACTTCTGTTTGTGATTGTTTGCTGTGTGTGTACATATGTGTGCGTGCACGACTACAGCTCCGCGCGTGCCAAATTTGTGAGAAGTTTAACATCGTTATATGATTTATGCttttagttttaaaaaaatacttttataatatgTACTCGTATGTTGTTAAACTATACAAAATTTTAGATACCGTAGTTAAAGATAAAAATAGTTGACTTTAGGACAAAACTAAAATATAtaccatatatatatgaaacggagggagtaatgctAATACTCTAGCTTTCGGTACTACATCTCTAGAATCAAAATCGttcatactctctccatccatattataagtcatttgatttGTAGTAAGTCACACTTGAATAGTTTGAAAAAGCTCatttaaaaaatcaataataTTCTAACATGAAACAAATGTACtcttgaaaatatattcaaggaTGGATTTACTAAAACTAGTTTTGTATTGTAGATGCTTCTATGTTTTCTagacttagttaaacttaaaacaaaaataatataaaacaaacatcAATGTCTTATAATATGTAATAGAGAGAGCCCATACATTCGTCCAGGTTATGAAATAACACGTTCAATTGTTAATAATGACTATCGAACAActttaaaattttctatatgctTTGTAGTTGGTTTCAAAAtgggatatatatatactcacatGCAAATTTATTTACTATCACAAACAATTCCGAACTctagaataaataaaatacaCCATGATACCACAATTAATTTGTGTGGTGTGTGCAATTTAGTTACTCATCTCGAAATTAATTACTTAAATGAGCTACTCATCTTATTTTGAGGATGTAAATCTCATTGACACATGTTACATGGGCTGTTCGATCGTTGCCAAAATGCCAAGTTGAACGCCATGGCGGTCACTACACCATGTCCAAATTAACATTCCCATCCGACTTTAGATGGAAAAAAATATCTATACTGACATCCAGTCGGTCGGTAAAAATTTTTCGACAAACATACAGACCGGTCTCTTTTAACGTAGAAACACATAATgtaatacttctttttttttaaaaaaaagccctCATAAAGAACAAAGCGCgcaaaacatatatataagggGGATAATTTGCTTTTTATTCCTTTTCTTAAGTGCCTACCTTGCCCGTGTTACTTTCGAGCACATCGTATTAGGTAAATATGACATCCAACTTGGCATCAAACAACCACACGTCTTGTATTTAATGATATATGCACCCTAGAGACAAGATAACTACTAACTCACAAGATAAGTGAGGTAAGTTATACCACCTCACAAGTTAGGGAACTGTCGGTGTATCTTACTATTCATATTAATATTTCAAAAACCCAAAATAAACGTTTACTAATATGCACTTGTCTTGTATTATATATAGACCATTCAAATATGTTTATTATTTCTttactttttttcttcatttaatAACTCCAAAACAAtgtcctcgcaaaaaaaaaacctccaaAACAATGAATTTACATAGACATAGTTGGTGTAAGATGCtacatttattacttattacTTGAAATTTTACTTGGTGGAGccttagtttttctttttcgtaatcaaataattttatgacttgaaattaataaatatatagcTTTACCTAGTTTGGAGTCTTAATTTCAATTACTATGATTATTAGGGAATTCGGTAAAACATATCAAGTAATAATCATTGAGTCATATATTTACATCCTAGTTTAATTATTCTTAAATTTGCAATTAAGGATTAGTTATAGTTGTATACCCATGTCCCTAAAACCATTATCGTTATGTCCGGTCTGACCTTATCCTCAAACCAAATACATCCCATAATGGTAGAATGTGATACAAATAATAGAGGCTAGACACATCAAACATTTCTAGTCCGGACGATTGCTCCTATTGGCTCACCAACAAGGCATGCAGTTGTTAAGATGATGTCCTCATGGTCAGTTCTCGTCAAGATTTGGTGTCCTAGCTTCTATCGACCTTCCATTGTGAAAGAAATTAATCTCGCATTCCTCACATTTTATTCCTGTCGACGCGTACCTGGTAGTGGTCGTGAGGATAGAATAATCCAAACAATATTTTGTTAATCCTTACGGTTTTACTCCGTCAGTAAAAGTCTGTTATCTCGTAGGGAGATTTGGGTTTGGTGTATTTGGAGTTACGACCCTCTAGCGTGATGTGTTATTTGTGTGCCTGCGCGCGCAagcgtgtgtgtatatatgtatagagaGAAAGATGAGTAATCCTTTAGTTTGTTTTTtgttccttaaaaaaaaggtgCTACTAGAATGTTCTTAGTGCCAAACTTAATAGTACCCACCGATCACAAatatagggcctgttcactttgatgtcattttcaaccttaccaaattttggtaaagttgccaaaaaagtggTTACATTTagcaagttaccaaaattttggcaatgccaaaatttaggaaggttttttttgcatcaaagtgaacatacCCATAACGATTAAAATTTATCAATGAATATTGTGTAAAGAACTTGTAGCCTAtttcctccgttccaaaatgtaagatggagggagtagctagctagtacacCCCCACCGAATTGCCACCCTCATTTAGTTCTCACAGAAATACTATAACCATACTCCCACCTCTCGTATATATTTGTGAACGGAAGCGGTAGACAATTAAATACAGTAAATCACTCAAAACTAAACCACAGAGAGGACAGTATAACTAGTTCTCAACATGTTCCGATTTTAGTTGtgctctactccctccgtcctaaaaaaaaccTAACCTAGTACTTAGATGGGATATAGACTAGTACACATGTCCATATTCGCTATACTAGATTATATCCCATTTAAGTACTAGGTTAGGTTAGGTTTTTttaagacagagggagtacacctTAGTGAGAGTAtatacaaattaattaagcacaCCTCTTAGGAAACTAACATTTTTTCAGTGTGAACTACCTcctgagagcaagtttaatactagTATAGTCAAATGTTAGCTATAAATCATTTATAGCTAATTTAATAGTCTATTCATGTAATAGTtagttataaaaatatactacaccattaatatccAGCCACCTCTCATACACCGTGTTAaagctggctacaaatttatagcatgctttcttctctctcttcttttttcttcttgatACGTGGTTATAGTTGACTTATAACCTGCTATTGCTATATGCTCTGGGTGTTGCACTAGATAGTACAGCTGCAGACATAGTAGTTCAGTGAATCAGTACTAGTATATCCCAAGGGCCAATAACGCTACAGCGCATACATTTCCACGCTAGGCCCTACCCTGCAGTGTGGGAGAATGGTTGAATCAG of the Oryza sativa Japonica Group chromosome 2, ASM3414082v1 genome contains:
- the LOC112936046 gene encoding vesicle-associated protein 1-3 isoform X1, yielding MSNTLLRIYPSELKIPFELKRQNSGILELTNKTDHHVAFKVKTTNPRKYSVRPTTGIVLPRGSCGITISMQPPKEIPTDYNCKDKFLIQSVVVEDGTTQKDIHSDMFSKEAGKVVEEFKLRVVYIPANPPSPVPEEEEDEIDSLDSDVDHEVQMPSTFDAASRKGYTSGSQASHDEGVSLTKAVLSKYVDENQKLQQELDLLKKKRSSSDGGFTALFVPFVFAFFVFIGYLMAGSNV
- the LOC4330226 gene encoding 14 kDa proline-rich protein DC2.15 encodes the protein MASKAFALFLAVNLVVLGVASACGGSPSCPTPTPSTPTPSTPTPTPSAFGRCPRDALKLGVCANVLGLIKAKVGVPPAEPCCPLLEGLVDLEAAVCLCTAIRGNILGINLNLPIDLSLILNYCGKTVPTGFKC
- the LOC112936046 gene encoding vesicle-associated protein 1-3 isoform X2 translates to MSNTLLRIYPSELKIPFELKRQNSGILELTNKTDHHVAFKVKTTNPRKYSVRPTTGIVLPRGSCGITISMQPPKEIPTDYNCKDKFLIQSVVVEDGTTQKDIHSDMFSKEAGKVVEEFKLRVVYIPANPPSPVPEEEEDEIDSLDSDVDHEVQMPSTFDAASRKGYTSGSQASHDEDLLKKKRSSSDGGFTALFVPFVFAFFVFIGYLMAGSNV